A single genomic interval of Aphidius gifuensis isolate YNYX2018 linkage group LG6, ASM1490517v1, whole genome shotgun sequence harbors:
- the LOC122859743 gene encoding sodium- and chloride-dependent GABA transporter 1-like, with translation MIEFNDKKINNKTPEEIGLDSSTSQIVTCDCIEISEASLNNDNERAGWENKFDFLFSCISVSVGLGNIWRFPYLCYKNGGGAFIITYSIAMIFCGIPIFFQEVAIGQYLGTSGINLIGQLCPILQGVGYATMTIVFFLNIYYCIIIAWTIFYLISTFSQLPNLPWSNCKNYWNTDNCYTLNISLLNTNNNGNHTSSVEEYWERRVLNVTNGIDNIGKIQWELLTCLTIGWIIIYLIIRRGIHQSGKIIWFTALFPNFVLIILLIRAVTLKGAIIGIKYYITPKWEVLLTSEPWIDGATQIFFAYSIGTGALPALGSFNKFHHNSFKDAMITCIVNTLTCLVAGCVTFSILGHIAHEQNTDVSSVVKSGPGLVFSTYPQVISKIPGSPIWAGIFFFMLIMLGIDSEFCTVEAFITGIIDNWPNILRQQRNKFTLIICCLMFILGIPMVTQGGVYIFQLMDTYSASGISILWVCFFQTIAISWIFGTKQFTNCIYKMMGIELSKFWSFCWLIFAPVIMICIFIFQCIELKPLKYGDFYEYPIWSQVIGYLISLSSMIWIPGYVIYYVTTEPQSIKKNFLKGLKANISKSRGKDSSKNKIIIPISESNDELITHNHSFSSQHK, from the exons atgattgaatttaatgataaaaaaatcaataataaaacaccTGAAGAAATTGGATTGGATTCATCAACATCACAAATTGTAACATGTGATTGTATTGAAATATCAGAAGCATCATTAAACAATGACAATGAACGTGCTGGTtgggaaaataaatttgattttttatttagttgtaTAAGTGTCTCGGTGGGTTTAGGAAATATTTGGAGATTTCCATATTTATGCTACAAAAATGGTGGTGGTGCatttataataacatataGTATTGCTATGATTTTTTGTGGTAtaccaatattttttcaagaagttGCTATTGGACAATATCTCGGAACAAgtggaattaatttaatcgGTCAACTTTGTCCAATTTTACAAG GTGTTGGATATGCCACAatgacaattgttttttttctcaatatatattattgtataataattgcttggactattttctatttaataagTACATTTAGCCAACTTCCAAATTTACCATGGAGCAATTGCA aaAATTATTGGAATACTGATAATTGttatacattaaatatttcattattaaatactaataataatggaAATCATACTTCATCAGTTGAAGAATATTGGGA acgACGTGTTTTAAATGTTACAAATGGAATTGATAATATTGGTAAAATACAGTGGGAATTATTGACTTGTTTAACAATTGGttggataataatttatttaataattcgtCGTGGTATTCATCAAAGTGGAAAAATCATATGGTTTACAGCATTATTTCCAAATTTTGTATTGATTATATTACTAATAAGAGCTGTAACATTAAAAGGTGCAATTATtggtattaaatattatataacacCAAAATGGGAAGTACTTTTAACATCTGAACCATGGATTGATGGTGcaacacaaattttttttgcctaCAGTATTGGAACTGGTGCATTGCCAGCTCTAGgatcattcaataaatttcatcataatTCTTTCAA agATGCAATGATAACGTGTATTGTCAATACATTAACATGCCTAGTTGCTGGATGTGTTACATTTTCGATTCTAGGACATATTGCACATGAACAAAACACAGATGTATCAAGTGTTGTTAAAAGTGGACCAGGTCTTGTTTTTTCAACATATCCACAagttatatcaaaaatacctGGATCACCAATTTGGgctggaatattttttttcatgctaaTT ATGCTGGGCATTGACAGTGAATTTTGTACTGTTGAAGCATTTATAACTGGAATTATTGACAATTGGCCAAATATATTACGACAACaacgaaataaatttacacttattatttgttgtttaatgTTTATCCTAGGAATTCCAATGGTAACTCAG ggtggtgtttatatatttcaattaatggACACGTATTCTGCAAGTGGTATATCAATACTTTgggtttgtttttttcaaacaattgcaATATCATGGATATTTGGAACAAAACAATTtacaaattgtatttataaaatgatggGAATTGAGCTTAGTAAATTTTGGTCATTTTGTTGGCTAATTTTTGCACCAGTTATAATGatt tgtatatttatatttcaatgtatTGAATTGAAACCATTGAAATATGGAGATTTTTATGAATACCCAATTTGGTCTCAGGTTATTGGGTATTTAATTAGTTTGTCGTCAATGATTTGGATACCGggttatgtaatttattatgttaccACCGAGCCACAATCAATcaaaaag aattttttaaaaggatTGAAAGCGAATATTTCAAAGTCTCGAGGTAAAGAttcatcgaaaaataaaattattattccaaTATCGGAAAgtaatgatgaattaattacaCATAATCATAGCTTTTCAAGTCAAcataaatga
- the LOC122859221 gene encoding uncharacterized protein LOC122859221 translates to MSCLSALESQVLTLLTSPKDILFLRHNVYREYGKIALGPDFIHTLPSLIIIIAITVVIWRHLTLDWLNISNGKIKKTFQMAFSWIIINAVLWHWLIIQRVLYCSVWNYWNNNMEFRDIAFPWWQKVWSSFYPPPNQPPVLSASLISWILSISLSGSGLLTALNVDIIKNIINKLTSKIFTTNIKEKNIEIDAGRERRMTPRQARDVTPATDKTDGASFYDDDYQSEISVDSLNSHDKKQQQREISPISYGTNWVRCTTKDQQKNISMKSLKTVTGASEIKNIEEEFLPRQTRNKRGCHTVIPSNSFNNS, encoded by the exons atgtCCTGTCTAAGTGCATTGGAAAGTCAggtattaacattattaacatcaccaaaagatatattatttcttcGTCATAATGTTTATCgtgaatatggaaaaatagCACTTGGTCCTGATTTTATTCATACATTACCATCtctcataattatcattgcaATAACAGTTGTGATATGGAGACACTTGACACTTGATTGGTTAAACatatcaaatggaaaaattaaaaaaacatttcag ATGGCTTTTAGCTGGATAATTATAAATGCTGTTCTTTGGCATTGGCTAATTATTCAGAGAGTTTTATATTGCAGTGTCTGGAATTATTGGAATaac aatatGGAATTTCGTGATATTGCATTTCCATGGTGGCAAAAAGTATGGTCATCATTTTATCCACCACCAAATCAACCACCAGTATTATCAGCAAGTTTGATATCTTGGATACTATCAATATCATTATCTGGAAGTGGTCTATTAACAGCTTtaaatgttgatattattaaaaatattataaataaattaacatcaaaaatatttacaacaaatattaaagaaaaaaatattgaaattgatgCGGGAAG agAAAGAAGAATGACACCACGACAAGCAAGAGATGTAACACCAGCAACTGATAAAACTGATGGAGCATcattttatgatgatgattatcaaTCTGAAATATCTGTTGATTCATTAAATTCccatgataaaaaacaacaacaacgtgaAATATCACCAATATCATATGGAACAAATTGGGTAAGATGTACAACAAaagatcaacaaaaaaatatatcaatgaaaTCATTAAAGACAGTAACTGGTGCaagtgaaattaaaaatattgaagaagaaTTTTTACCAAGACAAACTAGAAATAAACGTGGTTGTCATACTGTTATACCCAGCAATTCATTCAACAattcttaa
- the LOC122859222 gene encoding L-ascorbate oxidase-like isoform X2 — protein MLFRFAIFVGLGSVVATIIYFTPIPEQTFLSCDRPCHHLDWPMICRVKLILEPFHSLSKACSDCPINETSCLENHCISVDGHRRGILTVNRQLPGPSIQVCQNDILVVDVINRLPGKAAAIHWRGQNQLETPWMDGVPLVTQCPIPSYTTFQYKFRASVPGTHLWHSHSASDVSNGIFGSLIVRQADLQEPHKNLYDIDDPNNVLLISQWHHSMLTDLPKKPALLLINGKGRQDDGPLVPLTEFNVNFNKKYRFRIANAGGAGSCPVTVTIEKHSMLIIALDGNSIHPKIIKSLTLAKGERADIVLTTDNEISIYKINVDEEKGCSSTPISGTALLKYQGHNQDTLSSLKKPNQQQKINGIIYNELTTNPVDKCGTANAICGSELKSIKKIPFNLQKLNVDEKIYLPINQVMQSSEILGEFEMKMNINNGSFTYPSSPLLTQGVDIPYDIICSEFDPKTTYKCRNNKPEQSCECVNIKKISLGSTVELILIDQAGRDDLVFHLHGYNFYVVGARYLGDKKSLEEIKDMDDNNRLFLRNLDSPILKDTVVVPKYSAVAIRFKADNPGYWMLRDEHAFEWTRGLDVILQVGDVGDMVPPPNEFPKCGSFVGPDYFLI, from the exons ATGCTATTTAGATTTGCAATTTTTGTGGGTCTTGGATCTGTTGTTgcgacaattatttatttcacacCAATTCCTG AACAAACATTTTTATCCTGTGATCGACCATGTCATCATCTCGACTGGCCAATGATTTGTCGTGTGAAATTAATTCTCGAGCCGTTCCACTCATTGAGCAA agCATGTAGTGATTGTCCAATAAATGAAACGTCATGTTTAGAAAATCATTGTATTTCTGTTGATGGACATCGTCGGGGTATTCTCACTGTAAATCGTCAATTACCTGGTCCAAGTATTCAG GTTTGTCAAAATGATATTCTTGTGGTTGATGTGATAAATAGATTGCCAGGAAAAGCAGCAGCAATACATTGGCGTGGACAAAATCAACTTGAGACACCATGGATGGATGGTGTACCGTTAGTAACTCAATGTCCAATACCAAGTTACACGAcgtttcaatataaatttcgtgCATCAGTACCAGGAACACATCTTTGGCATTCACATTCAG cgTCTGATGTATCAAACGGTATTTTTGGCTCGTTGATTGTTAGACAAGCTGATCTTCAAGAAcctcataaaaatttatatgacatTGATGACCCAAATAATGTCCTGCTAATATCTCAATGGCATCATTCAATGTTAACTGATTTGCCTAAAAAACCAGCACTGTTATTGATCAATGGAAAAGGAAGACAAGATGATGGACCACTTGTACCATTGACagaatttaatgttaattttaataaaaaatatcgttTTAGAATTGCAAATGCTGGTGGTGCTGGCTCATGTCCAGTTACAGTAACTATTGAAAAACATAGCATGTTAATAATTGCACTTGATGGTAATTCAATTCAtccaaaaattatcaaatcatTAACTCTTGCTaaag GTGAAAGAGCAGATATTGTTTTAACAACAGATaatgaaatatcaatttataaaattaatgttgatgaagaaaaaggCTGTAGTTCAACACCAATAAGTGGTACAGCATTATTAAAGTACCAAGGACATAATCAAGatacattatcatcattaaaaaaacctAATCAACAACAGAAAATAAATGGAATTATCTATAATGAACTAACGACAAATCCAGTTGACAAGTGTGGTACAGCCAATGCAATTTGTGGAAgtgaattaaaatcaattaaaaaaattccattcaatttgcaaaaattaaatgtcgatgaaaaaatttatcttccAATTAATCAAGTTATGCAATCTTCAGAAATATTAG gTGAATTTGAgatgaaaatgaatattaataatggatCTTTTACATATCCATCATCACCATTATTAACACAAGGTGTTGATATACCTTATGATATTATTTGTTCAGAATTTGATCCAAAAACAACATACAAATGTCGTAATAATAAACCTGAACAATCTTGTGAGtgtgttaatattaaaaaaatatcattgggATCAactgttgaattaattttgatagatcaag CTGGACGTGATGATCTTGTTTTTCATCTTCAtggttataatttttatgtcgTTGGTGCAAGATATCTTGGTGATAAAAAAAGTcttgaagaaattaaagatATGGATGATAATAatcgtttatttttaagaaatttagATTCACCAATATTAAAAGACACTGTTGTTGTACCAAAATACAGTGCAGTTGCTATTCGTTTCAAGGCTGATAATCCAG GCTACTGGATGTTACGTGATGAGCATGCATTTGAGTGGACACGTGGCCTTGATGTGATACTTCAAGTTGGTGATGTTGGTGACATGGTACCACCACCAAATGAATTTCCCAAATGTGGATCTTTTGTTGGGCCTGACTATTTTCTCATCTAG
- the LOC122859222 gene encoding L-ascorbate oxidase-like isoform X1 has protein sequence MFYISEKILNNRDHDDKINPVTKFKRIIIIISMTLSAATFLHVNNYTPKQTFLSCDRPCHHLDWPMICRVKLILEPFHSLSKACSDCPINETSCLENHCISVDGHRRGILTVNRQLPGPSIQVCQNDILVVDVINRLPGKAAAIHWRGQNQLETPWMDGVPLVTQCPIPSYTTFQYKFRASVPGTHLWHSHSASDVSNGIFGSLIVRQADLQEPHKNLYDIDDPNNVLLISQWHHSMLTDLPKKPALLLINGKGRQDDGPLVPLTEFNVNFNKKYRFRIANAGGAGSCPVTVTIEKHSMLIIALDGNSIHPKIIKSLTLAKGERADIVLTTDNEISIYKINVDEEKGCSSTPISGTALLKYQGHNQDTLSSLKKPNQQQKINGIIYNELTTNPVDKCGTANAICGSELKSIKKIPFNLQKLNVDEKIYLPINQVMQSSEILGEFEMKMNINNGSFTYPSSPLLTQGVDIPYDIICSEFDPKTTYKCRNNKPEQSCECVNIKKISLGSTVELILIDQAGRDDLVFHLHGYNFYVVGARYLGDKKSLEEIKDMDDNNRLFLRNLDSPILKDTVVVPKYSAVAIRFKADNPGYWMLRDEHAFEWTRGLDVILQVGDVGDMVPPPNEFPKCGSFVGPDYFLI, from the exons atgttttatatatcagaaaaaatattaaataatcgtgatcatgatgataaaataaatccggttacaaaatttaaacgtataattattataatttctatGACTTTATCAGCAGCGACATTTTTACATGTCAATAATTATACACCCA AACAAACATTTTTATCCTGTGATCGACCATGTCATCATCTCGACTGGCCAATGATTTGTCGTGTGAAATTAATTCTCGAGCCGTTCCACTCATTGAGCAA agCATGTAGTGATTGTCCAATAAATGAAACGTCATGTTTAGAAAATCATTGTATTTCTGTTGATGGACATCGTCGGGGTATTCTCACTGTAAATCGTCAATTACCTGGTCCAAGTATTCAG GTTTGTCAAAATGATATTCTTGTGGTTGATGTGATAAATAGATTGCCAGGAAAAGCAGCAGCAATACATTGGCGTGGACAAAATCAACTTGAGACACCATGGATGGATGGTGTACCGTTAGTAACTCAATGTCCAATACCAAGTTACACGAcgtttcaatataaatttcgtgCATCAGTACCAGGAACACATCTTTGGCATTCACATTCAG cgTCTGATGTATCAAACGGTATTTTTGGCTCGTTGATTGTTAGACAAGCTGATCTTCAAGAAcctcataaaaatttatatgacatTGATGACCCAAATAATGTCCTGCTAATATCTCAATGGCATCATTCAATGTTAACTGATTTGCCTAAAAAACCAGCACTGTTATTGATCAATGGAAAAGGAAGACAAGATGATGGACCACTTGTACCATTGACagaatttaatgttaattttaataaaaaatatcgttTTAGAATTGCAAATGCTGGTGGTGCTGGCTCATGTCCAGTTACAGTAACTATTGAAAAACATAGCATGTTAATAATTGCACTTGATGGTAATTCAATTCAtccaaaaattatcaaatcatTAACTCTTGCTaaag GTGAAAGAGCAGATATTGTTTTAACAACAGATaatgaaatatcaatttataaaattaatgttgatgaagaaaaaggCTGTAGTTCAACACCAATAAGTGGTACAGCATTATTAAAGTACCAAGGACATAATCAAGatacattatcatcattaaaaaaacctAATCAACAACAGAAAATAAATGGAATTATCTATAATGAACTAACGACAAATCCAGTTGACAAGTGTGGTACAGCCAATGCAATTTGTGGAAgtgaattaaaatcaattaaaaaaattccattcaatttgcaaaaattaaatgtcgatgaaaaaatttatcttccAATTAATCAAGTTATGCAATCTTCAGAAATATTAG gTGAATTTGAgatgaaaatgaatattaataatggatCTTTTACATATCCATCATCACCATTATTAACACAAGGTGTTGATATACCTTATGATATTATTTGTTCAGAATTTGATCCAAAAACAACATACAAATGTCGTAATAATAAACCTGAACAATCTTGTGAGtgtgttaatattaaaaaaatatcattgggATCAactgttgaattaattttgatagatcaag CTGGACGTGATGATCTTGTTTTTCATCTTCAtggttataatttttatgtcgTTGGTGCAAGATATCTTGGTGATAAAAAAAGTcttgaagaaattaaagatATGGATGATAATAatcgtttatttttaagaaatttagATTCACCAATATTAAAAGACACTGTTGTTGTACCAAAATACAGTGCAGTTGCTATTCGTTTCAAGGCTGATAATCCAG GCTACTGGATGTTACGTGATGAGCATGCATTTGAGTGGACACGTGGCCTTGATGTGATACTTCAAGTTGGTGATGTTGGTGACATGGTACCACCACCAAATGAATTTCCCAAATGTGGATCTTTTGTTGGGCCTGACTATTTTCTCATCTAG